ACAAGGTGAAGTGTTTGGACTGGGTAAAAAAGGTTTAAGGAAAGCAGAGAAGCCATAAAGTAGTCATCTAGGAGAGTGGAGACTAGAACTTGTGACATATGTCTGGCTTCAACATTGTCTCATCAGGGGAAAATGTGCCAGCCTGTTTTAAGCACCCTTGTCACTGAGAGCACATTTTTGATTATTTACCAAACACCATGCCTTCAATAATAGGACATATTTTGGCTCTCACTCATGGTTATTTTTTGCTCTGATTCAGATACCTAGAAATTTCTTTTATCTTGCTCTTCATCTCATTCCtgcacttaaaaacattttttcaaattatattttattttgcatttccatgtgtttgtgtagCAGGAGAATTTTCCAAGTGTTTTCAAGGGACATGGAAATAGAACTTCTACTCTGAATTTCAATTTCATCATTTATGAAATGGGAGTAATCTTTACTTGCAGAATTGTGCTTAAGTATTAGAAATGACATGTATAAAATATTGGCCCTTAAAACACAATCAATAAATGATAGTTGTAATTATTATTACCActaaatattattcttttgtctaaaaaaaaaaaagaccttgcttctacttgctttttttctttaagttattttctgaaactctgaaacagtatttttaaacaaatagttttaaaaaataattttaatgtgccACAGTGTTTCTAATGTATTAGtttatttggaatataaaatatcttaccaaatgaaaatttatttgtattttgggtTATATAATGTTTTAGGGCCTTGATAATATAATATTTGAGAGAGAACAAACTTCAAATAGAGAATGTATTTCCTTACGAGACTTTATTCTTATTACACAAGCAAATTTATAATTaacaatataatttgaaaaaccTAGTAATAACAATGAGGAAAAGCATGGAATAAAAAAGCCAACATATAACTGGAAAGGGATTTTTGAAAACTTTCACAGTATTTTTCATATCCTCTTTGTCTACTAACATGTTGCTGAAGACTACAATGTTTTGAGGTAAAGTGTTATATCAACTTGAGTAACTAATATTAAGACATGCTAATCATATAATTTTAGTGTCAGTCTGGAGTTTTTCTTCCTCAAATTAGAGAAGCCAGGGCTATGTTTGGTATTCCCTAAAAGAATGTGAATACTACCAAAATCACTATTCAATGCTTAAAGGAGGAATAAGAAATATGAGACATTGACATAGTGAATCTTTATTCCATATCTTCTTCCATGTTGCTCTGCTCTAGGACATGCATCTCCTTTTCAGGTAATAACCCATATTCATTTAGGAAAGACTCCACATCCCCAGTAAAAAATTCTTCAGCAAGCTGTTCAGTAACACTAATGAAATTGCTTAGGAGTTCCCCACCTTTGTAGACAAGCAGCGTGGGGAGTACATCTGAGGAAAAGCGGTCTCCGGCGCCTGTGTTAGAAGCCTTTATTTTACAAAACTTGACCATAGGGTATTCGGCTGCAAGGCATGTTAAGCTACTGTTTAGAGCATCACAGCCCTTAACACCATCTTCATAAATATGAACAACGATAGTGgtgattttctgttccttttcaatGGTTTCCAGGAATTGCTCCCCAGATTCCAGCTCATACACAAACCCATATCTAGGCCCAAAACTCAGCTTCTGGTGCATATCCTGCATACACTGTCTGCGGTATTTACGAAGGCagttttcatcttctttatctttGTGGATTAGTTCATATTCTTGAACGCTCATCTGGGGATAGATAGAAGAAATGATAGAGATCAATCAGTCAGAAATTTGTATTCTTTATACGTAACAAACCCGTTCTCAACTTTAAGAGTTTGCATTTGCTATCTCCTCTacctccatggggttgcagagtcagacgcgactgagtgactcactttcactACCTCCTGAGGTGGCCTTTTCTTCCACCTCAtttgttcaaatgtcaccttctttgATTATTCTACCTAAAAGTGTCCCTGCCCCACACTTAGTACCCCTTttgctgtattatttttttcatagtaataaataatacttgatattattatatatatttattagtcTAATATTAGTTTTCCTAACTTTTGTGTTCTGTGGGGGCAGAAATTTTTTGTGTCATTTATCACTCTCTAATATGTTTTGTGTCTGGCCCATAATAGAGGTTCAGTAATTATTTCATGATTCAGTGCATACATTAGTATTGCCGAATATAGTTGAGCTGTGAGATGGTCATGGAATGTTCCAGTTTGGGTGAAAAAACACCAACAAGGTCTACTTTAGAGTAACTTTCATAAAACTGTaaatacacacatgtgcacacaagtGCCTGCATACTCATTTAAACGTGTCCCCAACAAATGCCTTTGGACATTATTGCCTCCTCAACAAAAGTTGTTTAAAAGATTTTGTCAAATCACTTACTGATATTTTTGGAATCTATAGGATGGCATTTAAGCAAGACAGCTTTTACTCATATTTGGAGTTCACCAGATTAGCCAGAAGACTAGTGGCATCACCGCCAGCTGAAAAGTTCTGGGAAACGCAAATTTGGGGAcgccaccccagacctactgaatcagaatctggaAGGGTGAGGCTGAGTGAGCCATGTTTAAACAAGTCCTCCAGGTGATTTGTATGCACTGGTTTAGGCTAAAATGAGAAAAGACCTAACTTCTATTTGCAAGACAGCTACTTTTCACTGCAACTGGAATATAAAATTACCTGCAGAGCCTTTCTCAATGGCAATGTCATTATGATTTAGGCAATAGAATGTTAAACACCCtcccccttcacacacacacacgtgcacacacacacgatatAAAGGAGTGTTGATGGGATATACTGTGATTAATTGATGTGGAACAGCCCAGAACCATGGAAGTTGGATGACCCCCAAATTTATGGAAAATTTACTATGTCTTAGATAATTTatatagattattttcttaatcttcacaataaacCTATGAGGTAGGTTTTTTTTATAGAAGATACCAGGATTAAGTAGAAATATCTGGTGCTTTTGTTGTTCTCTTGTTTCTTCctcctatatttgtttttctaatgtcctcattctcttttttttatctcattcttcttatcatattattttttctgctttaagtttatctttcaaaattattttaacccTAACCATTGTTAAATGTTTTgtataatgctgctgctaagtcgcttcagtcatgtctgactctgcacaaccccatagatggcagcccaccaggctcccccgtccctgggattctccaggcaagaacactggagtgggttgccatctccttctccaatgcatgaaagtgaaaagtgaaagtaaagttgctcagttgtgtctgactcttagtgaccccatagactgcagccataggctcctctgtccatgggattttccaggcaagagtactgaagtgggttgcattgcTTTCTCCAAAGTTGCTGTCATAGTTCTCTGTTAAACAGACTGAACCACAAATACTGATTTACATACACATTGTATAATAAGAgacaaatgagaatttttaaaaatgctcctttaaaaaaaaatcatggataTATTGCAGCTTATTCTGCTTATcttcttcctccttggaaggaggaAGCTGAGAACAGTCAATGAACCCCACCCTTCCACTTAACCAATATTGTCAGTTTGGTCAGTGTCTTTTCGTACTTTTTTACATATATGCTCATATAATCA
The sequence above is a segment of the Ovis aries strain OAR_USU_Benz2616 breed Rambouillet chromosome 12, ARS-UI_Ramb_v3.0, whole genome shotgun sequence genome. Coding sequences within it:
- the PDC gene encoding phosducin — encoded protein: MEEAKSQSLEEDFEGQASHTGPKGVINDWRKFKLESEDSDSVAPSKKEILRQMSSPQNRDDKDSKERFSRKMSVQEYELIHKDKEDENCLRKYRRQCMQDMHQKLSFGPRYGFVYELESGEQFLETIEKEQKITTIVVHIYEDGVKGCDALNSSLTCLAAEYPMVKFCKIKASNTGAGDRFSSDVLPTLLVYKGGELLSNFISVTEQLAEEFFTGDVESFLNEYGLLPEKEMHVLEQSNMEEDME